The Camelina sativa cultivar DH55 chromosome 18, Cs, whole genome shotgun sequence DNA window tatatggAGAAAACggcaaaacagaaaaattatTTGGCCATAGAGAAGACAAAATAAAGTGAGCACATTTCAATTCATGTAAAACTGAAGTAGCATTATACCAAATTATGAACAGAAAAAATAGTTTCCATGTGAAGTAACTTACTCAGGATACTCATCAAGCAAACGCTCAACAGAATCATCCAAAGGACGACCaagcttcttctcctcttcttcttcatcttctttaagaaaaagaatggCGTGAACACGCTGCCTCATAATCCTATAATCCTTAGCAAGCCTCTCAACGGTATACACCTCAGGATTCTCTTTGTGCAATCTATACATCTCAGTCTTCTCAGAGTCTTTAAGATACGACCCTCTAGCTCCAGGCTCTTTCACTTGCTTCAACAACACACTGATCTCCATCATTCTCTGTTTAATCCCATCAACAAAAGCCCTGCCTTGCTTATTATCTTGATCAATCTCTTTAATCATATCATCATACTCATTCATTTCATTAACCAAAGCTACTTCCTTTGGACCTAACTTGCTCATTACATCTCCCGAATCAGAAGCCGTGCTATCAGAAGAAGGATTCGCCGCGTTGTTGTTCTTCTGACGACCAACTGAGACACCATCAAAATGCTNNNNNNNNNNNNNNNNNNNNNNNNNNNNNNNNNNNNNNNNNNNNNNNNNNNNNNNNNNNNNNNNNNNNNNNNNNNNNNNNNNNNNNNNNNNNNNNNNNNNNNNNNNNNNNNNNNNNNNNNNNNNNNNNNNNNNNNNNNNNNNNNNNNNNNNNNNNNNNNNNNNNNNNNNNNNNNNNNNNNNNNNNNNNNNNNNNNNNNNNNNNNNNNNNNNNNNNNNNNNNNNNNNNNNNNNNNNNNNNNNNNNNNNNNNNNNNNNNNNNNNNNNNNNNNNNNNNNNNNNNNNNNNNNNNNNNNNNNNNNNNNNNNNNNNNNNNNNNNNNNNNNNNNNNNNNNNNNNNNNNNNNNNNNNNNNNNNNNNNNNNNNNNNNNNNNNNNNNNNNNNNNNNNNNNNNNNNNNNNNNNNNNNNNNNNNNNNNNNNNNNNNNNNNNNNNNNNNNNNNNNNNNNNNNNNNNNNNNNNNNNNNNNNNNNNNNNNNNNNNNNNNNNNNNNNNNNNNNNNNNNNNNNNNNNNNNNNNNNNNNNNNNNNNNNNNNNNNNNNNNNNNNNNNNNNNNNNNNNNNNNNNNNNNNNNNNNNNNNNNNNNNNNNNNNNNNNNNNNNNNNNNNNNNNNNNNNNNNNNNNNNNNNNNNNNNNNNNNNNNNNNNNNNNNNNNNNNNNNNNNNNNNNNNNNNNNNNNNNNNNNNNNNNNNNNNNNNNNNNNNNNNNNNNNNNNNNNNNNNNNNNNNNNNNNNNNNNNNNNNNNNNNNNNNNNNNNNNNNNNNNNNNNNNNNNNNNNNNNNNNNNNNNNNNNNNNNNNNNNNNNNNNNNNNNNNNNNNNNNNNNNNNNNNNNNNNNNNNNNNNNNNNNNNNNNNNNNNNNNNNNNNNNNNNNNNNNNNNNNNNNNNNNNNNNNNNNNNNNNNNNNNNNNNNNNNNNNNNNNNNNNNNNNNNNNNNNNNNNNNNNNNNNNNNNNNNNNNNNNNNNNNNNNNNNNNNNNNNNNNNNNNNNNNNNNNNNNNNNNNNNNNNNNNNNNNNNNNNNNNNNNNNNNNNNNNNNNNNNNNNNNNNNNNNNNNNNNNNNNNNNNNNNNNNNNNNNNNNNNNNNNNNNNNNNNNNNNNNNNNNNNNNNNNNNNNNNNNNNNNNNNNNNNNNNNNNNNNNNNNNNNNNNNNNNNNNNNNNNNNNNNNNNNNNNNNNNNNNNNNNNNNNNNNNNNNNNNNNNNNNNNNNNNNNNNNNNNNNNNNNNNNNNNNNNNNNNNNNNNNNNNNNNNNNNNNNNNNNNNNNNNNNNNNNNNNNNNNNNNNNNNNNNNNNNNNNNNNNNNNNNNNNNNNNNNNNNNNNNNNNNNNNNNNNNNNNNNNNNNNNNNNNNNNNNNNNNNNNNNNNNNNNNNNNNNNNNNNNNNNNNNNNNNNNNNNNNNNNNNNNNNNNNNNNNNNNNNNNNNNNNNNNNNNNNNNNNNNNNNNNNNNNNNNNNNNNNNNNNNNNNNNNNNNNNNNNNNNNNNNNNNNNNNNNNNNNNNNNNNNNNNNNNNNNNNNNNNNNNNNNNNNNNNNNNNNNNNNNNNNNNNNNNNNNNNNNNNNNNNNNNNNNNNNNNNNNNNNNNNNNNNNNNNNNNNNNNNNNNNNNNNNNNNNNNNNNNNNNNNNNNNNNNNNNNNNNNNNNNNNNNNNNNNNNNNNNNNNNNNNNNNNNNNNNNNNNNNNNNNNNNNNNNNNNNNNNNNNNNNNNNNNNNNNNNNNNNNNNNNNNNNNNNNNNNNNNNNNNNNNNNNNNNNNNNNNNNNNNNNNNNNNNNNNNNNNNNNNNNNNNNNNNNNNNNNNNNNNNNNNNNNNNNNNNNNNNNNNNNNNNNNNNNNNNNNNNNNNNNNNNNNNNNNNNNNNNNNNNNNNNNNNNNNNNNNNNNNNNNNNNNNNNNNNNNNNNNNNNNNNNNNNNNNNNNNNNNNNNNNNNNNNNNNNNNNNNNNNNNNNNNNNNNNNNNNNNNNNNNNNNNNNNNNNNNNNNNNNNNNNNNNNNNNNNNNNNNNNNNNNNNNNNNNNNNNNNNNNNNNNNNNNNNNNNNNNNNNNNNNNNNNNNNNNNNNNNNNNNNNNNNNNNNNNNNNNNNNNNNNNNNNNNNNNNNNNNNNNNNNNNNNNNNNNNNNNNNNNNNNNNNNNNNNNNNNNNNNNNNNNNNNNNNNNNNNNNNNNNNNNNNNNNNNNNNNNNNNNNNNNNNNNNNNNNNNNNNNNNNNNNNNNNNNNNNNNNNNNNNNNNNNNNNNNNNNNNNNNNNNNNNNNNNNNNNNNNNNNNNNNNNNNNNNNNNNNNNNNNNNNNNNNNNNNNNNNNNNNNNNNNNNNNNNNNNNNNNNNNNNNNNNNNNNNNNNNNNNNNNNNNNNNNNNNNNNNNNNNNNNNNNNNNNNNNNNNNNNNNNNNNNNNNNNNNNNNNNNNNNNNNNNNNNNNNNNNNNNNNNNNNNNNNNNNNNNNNNNNNNNNNNNNNNNNNNNNNNNNNNNNNNNNNNNNNNNNNNNNNNNNNNNNNNNNNNNNNNNNNNNNNNNNNNNNNNNNNNNNNNNNNNNNNNNNNNNNNNNNNNNNNNNNNNNNNNNNNNNNNNNNNNNNNNNNNNNNNNNNNNNNNNNNNNNNNNNNNNNNNNNNNNNNNNNNNNNNNNNNNNNNNNNNNNNNNNNNNNNNNNNNNNNNNNNNNNNNNNNNNNNNNNNNNNNNNNNNNNNNNNNNNNNNNNNNNNNNNNNNNNNNNNNNNNNNNNNNNNNNNNNNNNNNNNNNNNNNNNNNNNNNNNNNNNNNNNNNNNNNNNNNNNNNNNNNNNNNNNNNNNNNNNNNNNNNNNNNNNNNNNNNNNNNNNNNNNNNNNNNNNNNNNNNNNNNNNNNNNNNNNNNNNNNNNNNNNNNNNNNNNNNNNNNNNNNNNNNNNNNNNNNNNNNNNNNNNNNNNNNNNNNNNNNNNNNNNNNNNNNNNNNNNNNNNNNNNNNNNNNNNNNNNNNNNNNNNNNNNNNNNNNNNNNNNNNNNNNNNNNNNNNNNNNNNNNNNNNNNNNNNNNNNNNNNNNNNNNNNNNNNNNNNNNNNNNNNNNNNNNNNNNNNNNNNNNNNNNNNNNNNNNNNNNNNNNNNNNNNNNNNNNNNNNNNNNNNNNNNNNNNNNNNNNNNNNNNNNNNNNNNNNNNNNNNNNNNNNNNNNNNNNNNNNNNNNNNNNNNNNNNNNNNNNNNNNNNNNNNNNNNNNNNNNNNNNNNNNNNNNNNNNNNNNNNNNNNNNNNNNNNNNNNNNNNNNNNNNNNNNNNNNNNNNNNNNNNNNNNNNNNNNNNNNNNNNNNNNNNNNNNNNNNNNNNNNNNNNNNNNNNNNNNNNNNNNNNNNNNNNNNNNNNNNNNNNNNNNNNNNNNNNNNNNNNNNNNNNNNNNNNNNNNNNNNNNNNNNNNNNNNNNNNNNNNNNNNNNNNNNNNNNNNNNNNNNNNNNNNNNNNNNNNNNNNNNNNNNNNNNNNNNNNNNNNNNNNNNNNNNNNNNNNNNNNNNNNNNNNNNNNNNNNNNNNNNNNNNNNNNNNNNNNNNNNNNNNNNNNNNNNNNNNNNNNNNNNNNNNNNNNNNNNNNNNNNNNNNNNNNNNNNNNNNNNNNNNNNNNNNNNNCTTATTATCTTGATCAATCTCTTTAATCATATCATCATACTCATTCATTTCATTAACCAAAGCTACTTCCTTTGGACCTAACTTGCTCATTACATCTCCCGAATCAGAAGCCGTGCTATCAGAAGAAGGATTCGCCGCGTTGTTGTTCTTCTGACGACCAACTGAGACACCATCAAAATGCTCCTTGGTTAAACCAGTAGACCACATAGATTTATTGTCCCAGTCAAGATCATCAGATCCTGTACCACCAAATGACCCTCCCGTTGCAATATCCCAACCGTTATCATCACCTCCAACTCCATCAGATCCTGATTTTGCAGAGAATGCTCGGTTCACAGCACATTGAATGAGCTTTGATGAAGCAGAAGCGTTTTCAATCAGAAACCCAGATGCTCTCGTGCTAGGGTTAAGTGAAACCGAGGAGAAACGAGAAACAAGCCTACTCAGGTTATACATTCTCTAGTGATTCTCAAAACCCAACGTTTGAATCGCACAGAGAACGCTGAAACAAAAGCAAGAGAGAAGATCTCGTAActaaacacacataaaacaactagaatcacacacaaacaaaaagttcGAGTTTTGATTATCTGAAGATACAACAGAGTGAGATTTGTTATTACCCAAGGAAGATGAGAAAGTGGGAACTCCGATTAATCGGAATAAATGGCGTGAAGAGTGTCACGATGAAGACCCAACGGAGGCCAATAGTAGCGACTGCGACAAAGGAAAGGGAAGGGTTTTGAGAATTAACGAAGagtttgtttttatgatttagCCCCCTGTATTGTCCTg harbors:
- the LOC104762339 gene encoding uncharacterized protein LOC104762339 — translated: MYNLSRLVSRFSSVSLNPSTRASGFLIENASASSKLIQCAVNRAFSAKSGSDGVGGDDNGWDIATGGSFGGTGSDDLDWDNKSMWSTGLTKEHFDGVSVGRQKNNNAANPSSDSTASDSGDVMSKLGPKEVALVNEMNEYDDMIKEIDQDNKQGRAFVDGIKQRMMEISVLLKQVKEPGARGSYLKDSEKTEMYRLHKENPEVYTVERLAKDYRIMRQRVHAILFLKEDEEEEEKKLGRPLDDSVERLLDEYPEFFISHDREFHVASLNYKPDFKVMPEGWDGTIKDMDEVHYEISKKEDDMLYEEFVRRFEFNKMKWRGEVKCHKYSRRRSSEGWNITVEKLGAKGKRGSGGGWKFMSLPDGSSRPLNEVEKIYVKRETPLRRRSMVSRVNMRFSPRNQKRSAIHKNWRKERRVYCIEHNIPT